Proteins encoded together in one Miscanthus floridulus cultivar M001 chromosome 16, ASM1932011v1, whole genome shotgun sequence window:
- the LOC136513171 gene encoding uncharacterized protein, whose amino-acid sequence MSSSPSLANRRPAGPLALGLESSANKIGIGVVSLSGDILSNPRHTYVTPPGHGFLPRETAQHHLAHLLPLLRAALAEAGVAPADLACVCYTKGPGMGGPLQVAAAAARALSLLWRKPLVAVNHCVAHIEMGRAVTGAVDPVVLYVSGGNTQVIAYSEGRYRIFGETIDIAVGNCLDRFARVLELSNDPSPGYNIEQLAKKGEKFIDLPYVVKGMDVSFSGILSFIEATAIEKLKTNECTPADLCYSLQETVFAMLVEITERAMAHCDSKDVLIVGGVGCNECLQEMMRIMCSERGGRLFATDDRYCIDNGAMIAYTGLLAYAHGVTTPLEESTFTQRFRTDEVHAIWREKEMPVLNNIHSDAMAEVSKDEASMPTPIVVDS is encoded by the exons atgtcctCGTCGCCGTCTCTGGCGAACCGCCGTCCCGCGGGCCCGCTGGCACTGGGGCTGGAGTCGTCGGCGAACAAGATCGGCATCGGCGTGGTCTCCCTGTCGGGGGACATCCTCTCAAACCCGCGGCACACCTACGTGACCCCGCCGGGCCATGGCTTCCTTCCCCGGGAGACCGCGCAGCACCACCTCGCGCACCTCCTGCCTCTCCTCCGCGCCGCACTCGCCGAGGCCGGCGTGGCCCCCGCCGACCTCGCGTGCGTCTGCTACACTAAAGGCCCCGGCATGGGCGGGCCTCTCCAggtcgccgccgcggccgcccgcGCGCTCTCCCTGCTCTGGAGGAAGCCGCTCGTGGCGGTCAACCACTGCGTTGCGCACATCGAGATGGGCCGCGCGGTCACTGGGGCCGTCGACCCCGTCGTGCTCTACGTCTCCGGGGGAAACACGCAGGTTATCGCCTACAGCGAGGGGAGGTACAGGATCTTTGGGGAAACGATTGATATCGCCGTCGGGAACTGCCTTGACCGGTTCGCCAGGGTCCTTGAGCTCTCCAATGACCCTAGCCCCGGCTATAACATCGAGCAG CTTGCAAAGAAGGGAGAAAAATTCATTGATCTCCCTTATGTTGTGAAGGGTATGGATGTGTCATTTAGTGGCATATTGAGTTTTATTGAAGCTACGGCAATTGAAAAGCTTAAAACTAATGAGTGCACACCTGCAGACCTATGCTACTCATTGCAG GAAACTGTCTTCGCCATGCTTGTTGAAATTACTGAACGTGCAATGGCGCACTGTGATTCAAAGGACGTTCTTATTGTTGGTGGCGTCGGTTGCAACGAATGTTTACAGGAGATGATGAGGATTATGTGCTCAGAAAGAGGGGGTAGGCTGTTTGCAACTGATGACCGCTATTGTATAGACAATGGGGCAATGATTGCATACACTGGTTTACTGGCGTATGCACATGGTGTGACCACTCCCCTGGAGGAGTCGACATTTACGCAAAGATTCCGAACTGATGAAGTTCATGCGATTTGGAGAGAGAAGGAGATGCCGGTGCTAAATAACATCCATTCAGATGCAATGGCTGAAGTATCTAAAGATGAAGCCTCCATGCCGACACCAATCGTTGTAGATTCCTGA